One window from the genome of Sporomusaceae bacterium encodes:
- a CDS encoding DMT family transporter → MNQYYKGVALVFLSALGFSLLPIFAIFAYREGANVLTILFLRFSFAALFLFAYLALKKQPVAVSRRQLALLFALGGVLYSAQSSLFFGSLRYIPASLTSLLLYTFPIIVAILASIVDKEKLTRDNLLAITFAMTGLVFVLGASPSAVDITGILMALGAAVVYSVYLVLGARVVRELSPTVTTAFVASFAALSLLTAGTAGGALNFALSPAAWLAVAGIVAFATIMAMLTLFRGLELIGPTRSSILSMLEPLLTFAFSALLFGDRFTALQLAGGVAVLAGAAMVVLSRGKQEAGEQR, encoded by the coding sequence TTGAACCAGTACTACAAAGGCGTCGCCCTCGTATTCCTCTCCGCCCTGGGCTTCAGCCTGCTGCCGATCTTCGCTATCTTCGCGTACCGCGAAGGCGCAAACGTCCTGACAATCCTCTTCCTGCGCTTTTCCTTCGCCGCCCTCTTTCTGTTCGCGTACCTCGCCCTAAAAAAGCAGCCTGTCGCGGTATCACGCCGCCAGCTCGCCCTGCTGTTCGCGCTCGGCGGCGTCCTTTACTCCGCCCAGTCCTCCCTCTTTTTCGGGTCGCTGCGCTACATCCCCGCTTCCCTTACCTCCCTTCTCCTCTACACCTTCCCGATAATCGTCGCCATTCTCGCCAGCATCGTCGACAAAGAAAAACTCACCCGCGACAACCTGCTGGCCATCACCTTCGCAATGACAGGACTTGTCTTCGTCCTCGGCGCTTCCCCGTCGGCGGTCGACATCACCGGCATCCTTATGGCTCTCGGGGCGGCTGTCGTATATTCTGTTTACCTCGTGCTCGGCGCCAGGGTTGTCAGGGAATTGTCGCCGACCGTCACCACCGCCTTCGTCGCCAGCTTCGCCGCCCTTTCGCTGCTGACCGCCGGCACGGCCGGCGGGGCGTTGAACTTCGCCCTCTCCCCTGCCGCCTGGCTGGCGGTGGCCGGCATCGTCGCTTTCGCCACCATCATGGCCATGCTCACCCTCTTCCGCGGCCTGGAGCTCATCGGCCCCACCCGCTCCTCCATCCTCAGCATGCTCGAACCGCTTCTCACCTTTGCCTTTTCCGCCCTCCTGTTCGGCGACCGCTTCACCGCCCTTCAGTTGGCCGGCGGAGTCGCCGTGCTCGCCGGCGCAGCCATGGTGGTGCTGTCGCGCGGCAAACAGGAAGCAGGCGAACAACGATAA
- the mug gene encoding G/U mismatch-specific DNA glycosylase, with product MQEVRDIIRPALTVLFIGFNPGIRSAETGHHFAGHSNRFWKLLHAAGLTPRQLRPEEDDELLSFGFGITNIVPRPTKAAAEITHEEYRLGRMALIDKLTLYRPRIACYAGIGVYREFAVQKGVACGLQRGRVVSGVTDFVVPNPSGLNRMSFDDQLRHYKELSFLASPPDSPPPAG from the coding sequence GTGCAAGAAGTCCGCGACATTATCCGTCCTGCCCTCACCGTCCTATTCATCGGCTTCAACCCCGGCATCCGCTCGGCCGAAACCGGCCACCACTTCGCCGGCCACTCCAACCGCTTCTGGAAACTGCTGCACGCCGCCGGCCTTACCCCCCGGCAGCTCAGGCCGGAAGAAGACGACGAATTGCTGTCCTTTGGCTTTGGCATCACCAACATCGTACCTCGCCCTACAAAAGCCGCGGCGGAAATAACCCACGAGGAATATCGCCTTGGTCGCATGGCGCTCATCGACAAGCTCACCCTCTACCGGCCGCGGATCGCCTGCTACGCCGGCATCGGCGTCTACCGCGAGTTCGCCGTCCAAAAGGGTGTCGCCTGCGGGCTCCAGCGCGGCAGGGTCGTGTCGGGGGTGACCGACTTCGTCGTGCCCAACCCCAGCGGCCTCAACCGGATGTCTTTCGACGACCAGCTTCGGCACTACAAGGAATTAAGCTTCCTAGCCTCGCCGCCGGATAGTCCGCCCCCTGCCGGGTAA
- a CDS encoding MurR/RpiR family transcriptional regulator: protein MNLFDDIRGKIASLPRSQRKVAQHIVDNWERVAYESSTAIARQLDLSQATIIRTACALGFAGFPELQGHLRDIIQQRVSSVGRLDRVTKRYGKGAEQGKLNTKDRVFRQLAGNLRTLYTATSEEELCRAADSVMQAERVFILGMRSSSAIAAYLGFNLSMVRPNVIIQADDYNLLEKMKALSARDVLVAIVFPRYTRLAIEATRKAYQLGARVIGVTDSAASPIGALSHQSFYIPATSTHYNHSALAAVALVDALLSYLSVRYADSVRKELELIEEDFKNFHIFEK, encoded by the coding sequence ATGAACCTCTTTGACGACATTCGCGGAAAAATCGCTTCTCTGCCGCGCAGTCAGAGGAAAGTTGCCCAACACATCGTGGATAACTGGGAACGTGTCGCATATGAATCGTCGACCGCGATTGCACGCCAACTTGATCTCAGTCAGGCGACAATCATCCGAACCGCCTGCGCTCTTGGTTTTGCCGGCTTCCCGGAACTTCAGGGTCATCTGCGTGACATTATACAGCAGCGCGTTTCCTCGGTTGGCCGCCTCGACCGCGTAACCAAACGCTACGGCAAAGGCGCCGAACAAGGAAAACTGAACACGAAGGACCGGGTATTCAGGCAGTTGGCCGGAAATCTCCGGACCTTGTACACAGCTACGTCGGAAGAGGAATTATGCCGCGCCGCAGACTCCGTAATGCAGGCAGAACGCGTCTTTATCCTGGGGATGCGTTCCTCGAGCGCTATCGCCGCCTATTTGGGCTTCAACCTCTCAATGGTTCGCCCCAACGTGATTATCCAGGCCGACGACTACAACCTCCTTGAGAAGATGAAAGCCCTGTCGGCCCGCGACGTTCTTGTCGCCATAGTCTTCCCGCGCTACACTCGTCTCGCTATCGAAGCCACCAGGAAGGCCTATCAGTTGGGCGCCCGCGTGATTGGCGTTACCGACTCCGCCGCATCTCCCATCGGGGCGCTTAGCCACCAATCTTTCTACATTCCGGCCACCTCGACCCATTACAACCACTCCGCCCTCGCCGCCGTAGCCCTTGTCGACGCCCTATTGTCCTACCTGTCGGTGCGCTATGCGGACAGCGTCCGCAAAGAGCTGGAATTGATCGAAGAAGACTTCAAAAACTTCCACATATTTGAGAAATAA